From one Flavobacterium sp. N502536 genomic stretch:
- the ftsA gene encoding cell division protein FtsA: MEKDNIAVGLDIGTTKIVAMIGKKNEYGKLEILGIGKSKSLGVARGVVNNITQTIQSIQQAILEAENNSGYKIKDVVVGIAGQHIRSIQHTDYISRNNPEEVIGEKDIQLLIDQVNKLAMLPGEEIIHVLPQEFKIDGQSEIKEPIGMYGGRLESSFHVVVGQASSIRNVGRCIQSSGIELSGLTLEPLASADAVLSQEEKEAGVALIDIGGGTTDLAIFKDGIIRHTAVIPFGGNVITDDIKEGCSIIEKQAELLKIKFGSAWPGENKDNEIVSIPGLRGREPKEISLKNLSKIIHARVVEIVEQVFAEIKAYGHEDPRKKLIAGIVLTGGGAQLKHIKQLVEYITGMDTRIGYPNEHLAGNSSEEISSPLFATAVGLVMNSIENSTQSAVRMEIVNEQTKVVYRNVPPQQQQPVQQRYEVEENYVERVETIEETREVRNNSSKEESTETKIRRSFFDRYVDKIKDFLDNAE, translated from the coding sequence ATGGAAAAAGATAACATTGCAGTAGGTCTAGATATTGGAACAACCAAAATAGTTGCCATGATAGGCAAGAAGAACGAGTATGGTAAACTGGAGATTTTGGGGATTGGGAAATCCAAAAGTTTGGGAGTCGCCAGAGGAGTTGTAAATAACATCACACAAACGATTCAATCCATTCAGCAGGCAATACTTGAAGCAGAAAATAATTCAGGTTATAAAATTAAGGATGTGGTTGTGGGTATCGCCGGACAGCACATCAGAAGTATTCAGCATACAGATTACATCAGCCGTAATAATCCGGAAGAAGTAATTGGAGAAAAAGACATTCAGCTTTTGATTGACCAGGTAAATAAACTGGCCATGTTACCGGGAGAAGAAATCATTCATGTTTTGCCACAAGAGTTTAAAATTGACGGGCAATCTGAAATTAAAGAGCCTATCGGAATGTACGGAGGAAGGCTGGAATCGAGTTTTCACGTAGTGGTAGGGCAGGCTTCTTCGATCAGAAACGTAGGAAGATGTATTCAGAGTTCGGGTATCGAATTGTCAGGACTAACATTAGAACCTTTGGCTTCTGCCGATGCGGTTTTAAGTCAGGAAGAAAAAGAAGCAGGAGTAGCGTTAATTGATATCGGTGGAGGAACAACAGATTTAGCCATTTTTAAAGATGGTATTATTCGTCATACTGCCGTGATTCCTTTTGGAGGAAATGTTATTACAGACGATATCAAAGAAGGTTGTTCGATTATTGAAAAACAAGCAGAGCTTTTAAAAATAAAATTCGGATCGGCCTGGCCGGGAGAAAATAAAGACAACGAAATTGTCTCTATTCCGGGATTAAGAGGAAGAGAGCCAAAAGAAATTTCGCTTAAAAACTTATCTAAAATTATTCATGCCCGTGTGGTGGAAATTGTAGAGCAGGTTTTTGCAGAAATTAAGGCTTACGGACACGAAGATCCCCGTAAAAAATTAATTGCCGGAATTGTGCTTACAGGTGGTGGTGCTCAGCTAAAACACATTAAACAATTAGTAGAGTACATTACAGGTATGGATACCAGAATTGGATATCCAAATGAGCATCTGGCAGGAAATTCCAGCGAAGAAATCTCAAGTCCGTTATTTGCAACCGCAGTTGGTTTAGTAATGAACAGTATCGAAAACAGTACGCAAAGTGCTGTAAGAATGGAGATTGTAAACGAGCAGACAAAAGTGGTTTACAGAAATGTACCACCACAGCAGCAACAGCCGGTACAACAGCGATACGAAGTAGAAGAAAACTACGTTGAAAGAGTAGAAACTATTGAAGAAACCAGAGAAGTTCGAAACAACAGCTCTAAGGAAGAATCAACAGAAACAAAAATTAGAAGATCATTTTTTGACCGATATGTCGATAAAATCAAAGATTTTTTAGACAACGCAGAATAG